GTGATTATCCTCAACTTCGCTAACCCTGACATGGTTGGTCACTCCGGCTTGCTGGAGCCTACCGTGAAGGCCATCGAAGCAACAGATGCTTGTCTAGGTCAAGTTGTAGAAGCAATCCTCGCCAAAGGCGGCGTGGTGTGCATTACAGCCGATCACGGTAATGCAGATGTTGTTACGAATGCAGACGGATCACGCAACACGGCACATACAACAAATCCCGTACCTTTTATTGTGACGGACAAATCTGTTACACTAAGAGATGGCGGAATTTTGGCAGATATTGCACCAACCATGCTTGATTTCTTACAAGTTGGGCAGCCGGTTCAAATGACCGGAGCCACTATTCTAAAAAAATAGCAAGTCACCTATTATATAAAAGGAGTGTTTTCTAACAATGACTACGATTTCTGATGTTTATGCACGCGAAGTATTGGATTCCCGCGGTAACCCAACGGTAGAGGTTGAAGTATATTTGGAGTCCGGCGGTTTCGGCCGTGCTATCGTTCCTTCAGGCGCTTCCACAGGCGCATACGAGGCTGTTGAGCTTCGTGATGGTGATAAAGGTCGTTACCTTGGTAAAGGCGTTCTGAAAGCTGTTGACAACGTCAACGAAATCATCGCTCCTGAAATCATCGGTCTAGACGCACTTGATCAAGTTGGCATCGACAACAAAATGATCGAGCTTGACGGTACTCCTAACAAAGCTAAATTAGGCGCTAACGCGATCCTTGCTGTTTCCATGGCCGTAGCTCGCGCAGCAGCAGACGCATTGGACGTTCCTTTGTACGTATACCTTGGCGGATTCAATGCCAAAACACTTCCGGTTCCAATGATGAACATCATCAACGGTGGGGCGCATGCCGACAACAACGTTGACGTTCAAGAGTTCATGGTTCTTCCGGTTGGCGCTCCAACTTTCAAAGAAGCTCTTCGCATCGGCGCTGAGATTTTCCATAGCTTGAAATCCGTATTGAAAGAAAAAGGCCTTAACACAGCAGTTGGCGACGAAGGCGGATTCGCTCCTAACTTCACATCCAACGAAGAAGCCATCACAACGATCCTTACAGCGATCGAAAAAGCTGGCTATAAACCAGGTGTTGACGTATTCTTGGGTATGGACGTTGCTTCCACAGAATTCTTCAAAGATGGCAAATACCACCTTGAAGGCGAAGGCAAATCCTTCACTTCCGCTGAGTGGGTTGACTTCCTTGCTGCATGGGTTGACAAATACCCAATCATCACAGTTGAAGACGGTTGTTCCGAAGATGATTGGGAAGGTTGGAAATTGCTTACTGAGAAATTGGGCAGCAAAGTTCAACTGGTTGGTGACGATCTGTTCGTTACGAACACTGAGCGTCTTTCCAGAGGTATCGAAGAAAATATCGGTAACTCCATCTTGGTAAAAGTAAACCAAATCGGTACGCTGACTGAGACTTTTGACGCGATCGAAATGGCGAAACGCGCTGGTTACACAGCGGTTATCTCTCACCGTTCCGGTGAGAGCGAAGACAGCACAATCGCTGACATCGCTGTTGCAACGAACGCTGGTCAAATCAAAACAGGTGCTCCTTCCCGTACGGATCGCGTTGCGAAATACAACCAACTTCTTCGCATCGAAGACGAGTTGTTCAACGTTGCTCAATACGCTGGCAAAAAAGCATTCTACAACTTGAGAAACTTCAAGTAATAGCAGACGTACTTAATAATTAAATATTACCTTTGGGGGTCCTCTGTATGAGCAATTGGCTGAAAACTATTTTATTTCTGGTAGGTTCGGCGCTGCTCACGCACTGGATCCCCTCTTCATTTTTTCGCAACCTGGATACGATGGTTCATGAATTTGGGCATGCGGTTGTTACCTTGGCCTTATCGGGGAAAGTGATGTACATTGAGCTGTATGCGGATCACAGCGGGGTGACGTACTCCTCGATCTCCAAATCATGGGCCCTTATTCCGGTTTCGCTCGCAGGTTACATGACGGCATCGATATTTGCCTGGTTCCTGTTCTCCGCTTATGCCAAAGGCAAGCAGCGTCTTGGTTTGCAGGTGATGATTGCGTTGTCTGGCTTATCGCTAGCCCTATTCGTTCGCAACGGATTCGGAATCATGTTCCTAATCGGTTTCATGGCTTTAACCATCATTGTTTTGGCGCTCACGCCCAAATGGCTGCGTGATTTCTACTACTTGTTGATGGCCTTCCTATGCTTGGAAGAATCCGTGTTTGGTCCGTTGTCGTTGGTCCTATATGCTTGGCAGAATAGCCGGGCAGCGGGGGATGCGACCAATTTGGCGAATCACACAGGCATTCCCGCGATTGCGTGGGCGCTCTTCTTCACACTGTTTGCCTTATGGTGTGCGAAGCGTGCTGTGCAAGCTTTCTTGGGGCGCAGCAGAGGCGTTAGAGCCTCGAATAGACAAACACCAGCATCCGCCTACCGTGACTAAGATGAACTGGAAGTCCTTAGGAACCCGTTTTATTGTATTCTAGGACGATCTGTGTTAAAATACTCATGCTAGTTGTATAAGCAAAGAATAGGCAATTGGGGTGCTAATAACATGGTAATCTTTATGAAAATTTTGTTGATCATAGCTTCAGTCGGACTAATTGCAATCGTCCTTTTACAAAAAGGTAAGAGCGCAGGCTTGTCCGGTGCCATTTCCGGTGGTGCAGAACACTTATTTGGCAAGCAAAAAGCGCGCGGTTTGGAACTATTCTTGTCCCGTTTCACGATGGGGCTTGCTGCTGCATTTTTTATCCTTTCCATTGTCGTAGCATACGTAGTGAAGGCTTAACACACATAAAACGATAACAGCAGGGGAAATCTACTCCTGCTGTTTTTTCATTTTAAACGGGTCACTAGTAGGAGTTGTTTGTCATCGAGCGTAGAGTATACAAATCGACAGAGCCTTTTTATTGGACAGGCAGTGGGAACAAGCAAGAAATGGGTATATTAATGATACATGGCTTCACAGGTTCGCCCTCGGAATTCAGAAGAATTGGGTATGAGCTTCGTGAAGAAGGATATACCATCCAAGCTGTTAGACTGCCAGGCCATGGGACCTCACCCGAAGAGATGATGCGTACCGGATGGACGGATTGGTATGGGCATGTGCTGGAGAGTTATGATGAACTTGCCAAGAAATGCAAGAACATCGTTGTTATGGGGCATTCCATGGGTGGATTGCTGGCCTTGAAGCTAGCTGTGGAACGTCGTACCGCAGGTGTTGTTTCAATAGCGACGCCGATCTTTCTGGCTTCCAGGAAGACGGTGCTGGCCGTATTGCTGCAGTATTTTATCAAATACATAGCTAAAAAGCCCAAACGAGTCTCTACGTTATTAGATGAGTCATGTGCATATACCAAAACGCCGATTCGTTGTGTCGTCAGCTTGCGCAAGTTGTTAAAACAAGTAAGAAAATTGCTGCCCCAAGTGGAGGCCCCGTTATGGATAGGGCAGGGCAGTAAAGATGCCGTAGTTCGTGAAGAGAGCGCTGCATTCGTCTATGAACGTGTTCGCTCCAAAGTGAAGGAACTGAATTATTATCCGGAATCCTCGCATGGATTACTGCTGGATCAAGAGAGAGAGCGAGTCTACGCCGATATTGCCGAGTTTATCCTTTCGCTGGAAGTGGCATACTATGGAGTAAAGGAATCAGGAACGGCGCTGGAAGGCTAGCTCAACAACAACAAGAAGGTGAAGAGAGTATGACAACAGATAAACAAATCATCAGTTTAATGCAAGAAGAGGCTTATAAGCCTATGTCCTATAAAGAGCTCGAGAAGCATTTTGGTATTGAAAGTGCGAACGAGTTTAAGGATTTTATTAAATTATTAAACCAACTCGAAGAAAGCGGCCATATTGTGCGTGGCGGAAGTGACCGTTACGGCGTGCCGGAGCGGATGAATTTAGTCAGAGGCAAGCTGCAGGCGCATGCGAAGGGTTTTGCTTTCTTAATTCCAGATGATCGGGAGCACCCGGACGTCTATATCAATGCACATGATTTGAACACAGCCATGAACGGAGATATCGTGTTCGTGAAGGTAACCTCCAGAAGCCAAGGCGGAGGCCGCATGGAAGGCGAGGTTGTGCGCGTCATAACGCGTGCCAACACGCAGATCGTCGGTGTTTTCCAAAGTCAGGATACCTATGCGTTCGTGATTGCTGATGACAAAAGGGTATCGAGAGATATTTTCATCCCGCAGCATTCTTTTAATGGAGCGGTTACAGGGCAGAAGGTTGTAGTCAAGATCGTTAACTATCCGGAAGGTCGCTCTGCGGCTGAAGGGGAAGTTATTGAAATCCTGGGCCATAAGGACGATCCAGGTGTGGATATCCTTGCGATTGTGCGTAAATTCCAGCTCCCTGAAGCGTTTAACGAGGAAGTCCTGGCTGAAGCAGAAGCGGCACCGGATTCCATTACGGAGGAAGAGATCATTGGTCAAGGCCGTCGTGATCTTCGTTCCAAGCGGATTGTAACCATTGATGGAGAAGACGCCAAGGATTTGGATGACGCGGTAAATGTCGAGATTTTGGAAAATGGCCACTATAAATTAGGTGTGCACATTGCCGATGTGAGCTATTACGTGCGTGAAGGGTCTGCACTGGATATCGAGGCGTACAACCGAGGCTGTTCGGTGTATTTGACCGATCGGGTTATTCCGATGCTGCCGCACCGTTTGTCTAACGGGATCTGCTCCTTGAATCCTAAAGTAGATCGCCTAACGATGTCTTGCGAGATGGAATTCGATGAGAACTTAAAAGTCGTTAACCATGAGATTTTTACAAGTGTTATTAAAACTAGTGAGCGAATGACATATACAAATGTACGCAAGCTTTTGACTGGTGAAGCTGAGCCGGAGCTTGTGGAGCGTTATGCCTACCTGATGGAAGACTTCAAACGCATGGAAGAGCTGGCTGATCGTTTGCGTTCTAGACGGATGAAGCGCGGCGCGATTGATTTTGATTTTGAGGAGTCCAAAATTCTCGTCGATGCTGACGGCAAACCAACGGATATCGTGAAAAGAGAGCGTTCCGTCGCGGAAATGATGATCGAAGAATTCATGCTAGCGGCGAATGAAACCGTGGCTGAGCATTTCCAATGGATGAAAGTCCCGTTCCTCTATCGTGTTCATGAAGACCCGGATTCTGAGAAATTAATGAATTTCATGGAGTTTGTGACCAATTTCGGTTACACGATCAAAGGCAAGGGCAACGCCATTCATCCTCGTGCTTTGCAGACGTTGCTGGAAGAGATCAAAGGTACGCCGGAAGAAACAGTTCTTAGCAAAATCATGCTGCGCTCGATGAAGCAGGCGCGTTATGATGCGCAGAGCTTGGGGCATTTCGGCTTGGCTGCGGAATTCTATTCCCATTTCACATCCCCGATTCGGCGGTATCCGGATTTAATTATTCACCGTGTTATTCGAGAAGTACTGGAGAGCGGGAATTTATCGGATACTCGTCATGAATATCTGTCTTCCCGCATGAGCGATATTGCGCAGCAATCTTCCGAGCGTGAGCGCGTGGCTGTGGATGCTGAGCGTCAGACAGAAGCTTTGAAGAAAGCCCAGTATATGCTGGATAAAGTTGGCGAGGAATTTGAAGGCATCATCTCCAGTGTTACTGGTTTTGGGATGTTTGTCGAGCTGGATAACACCGTTGAAGGCTTGATACGTTTAAGTGATTTGACCGATGATTACTACAATTTCCATGAAAGACAGTTTGCTCTTGTTGGCGAGCGCACGTCGAAGATTTATCGGATCGGTGATGAAATTAAAATTCGTGTGGCTCGCGTGAATATGGAGGAGCATACGATTGATTTTGAATTGCTGGATATGAAGCCTCGCAAAGAGGGTGGGTTTAAGCGCGGCGGCGGTGGCAGCGGGAAACCGT
Above is a genomic segment from Paenibacillus sp. HWE-109 containing:
- the eno gene encoding phosphopyruvate hydratase; this encodes MTTISDVYAREVLDSRGNPTVEVEVYLESGGFGRAIVPSGASTGAYEAVELRDGDKGRYLGKGVLKAVDNVNEIIAPEIIGLDALDQVGIDNKMIELDGTPNKAKLGANAILAVSMAVARAAADALDVPLYVYLGGFNAKTLPVPMMNIINGGAHADNNVDVQEFMVLPVGAPTFKEALRIGAEIFHSLKSVLKEKGLNTAVGDEGGFAPNFTSNEEAITTILTAIEKAGYKPGVDVFLGMDVASTEFFKDGKYHLEGEGKSFTSAEWVDFLAAWVDKYPIITVEDGCSEDDWEGWKLLTEKLGSKVQLVGDDLFVTNTERLSRGIEENIGNSILVKVNQIGTLTETFDAIEMAKRAGYTAVISHRSGESEDSTIADIAVATNAGQIKTGAPSRTDRVAKYNQLLRIEDELFNVAQYAGKKAFYNLRNFK
- a CDS encoding M50 family metallopeptidase; the encoded protein is MSNWLKTILFLVGSALLTHWIPSSFFRNLDTMVHEFGHAVVTLALSGKVMYIELYADHSGVTYSSISKSWALIPVSLAGYMTASIFAWFLFSAYAKGKQRLGLQVMIALSGLSLALFVRNGFGIMFLIGFMALTIIVLALTPKWLRDFYYLLMAFLCLEESVFGPLSLVLYAWQNSRAAGDATNLANHTGIPAIAWALFFTLFALWCAKRAVQAFLGRSRGVRASNRQTPASAYRD
- the secG gene encoding preprotein translocase subunit SecG, with the translated sequence MVIFMKILLIIASVGLIAIVLLQKGKSAGLSGAISGGAEHLFGKQKARGLELFLSRFTMGLAAAFFILSIVVAYVVKA
- a CDS encoding alpha/beta hydrolase gives rise to the protein MGILMIHGFTGSPSEFRRIGYELREEGYTIQAVRLPGHGTSPEEMMRTGWTDWYGHVLESYDELAKKCKNIVVMGHSMGGLLALKLAVERRTAGVVSIATPIFLASRKTVLAVLLQYFIKYIAKKPKRVSTLLDESCAYTKTPIRCVVSLRKLLKQVRKLLPQVEAPLWIGQGSKDAVVREESAAFVYERVRSKVKELNYYPESSHGLLLDQERERVYADIAEFILSLEVAYYGVKESGTALEG
- the rnr gene encoding ribonuclease R; translation: MTTDKQIISLMQEEAYKPMSYKELEKHFGIESANEFKDFIKLLNQLEESGHIVRGGSDRYGVPERMNLVRGKLQAHAKGFAFLIPDDREHPDVYINAHDLNTAMNGDIVFVKVTSRSQGGGRMEGEVVRVITRANTQIVGVFQSQDTYAFVIADDKRVSRDIFIPQHSFNGAVTGQKVVVKIVNYPEGRSAAEGEVIEILGHKDDPGVDILAIVRKFQLPEAFNEEVLAEAEAAPDSITEEEIIGQGRRDLRSKRIVTIDGEDAKDLDDAVNVEILENGHYKLGVHIADVSYYVREGSALDIEAYNRGCSVYLTDRVIPMLPHRLSNGICSLNPKVDRLTMSCEMEFDENLKVVNHEIFTSVIKTSERMTYTNVRKLLTGEAEPELVERYAYLMEDFKRMEELADRLRSRRMKRGAIDFDFEESKILVDADGKPTDIVKRERSVAEMMIEEFMLAANETVAEHFQWMKVPFLYRVHEDPDSEKLMNFMEFVTNFGYTIKGKGNAIHPRALQTLLEEIKGTPEETVLSKIMLRSMKQARYDAQSLGHFGLAAEFYSHFTSPIRRYPDLIIHRVIREVLESGNLSDTRHEYLSSRMSDIAQQSSERERVAVDAERQTEALKKAQYMLDKVGEEFEGIISSVTGFGMFVELDNTVEGLIRLSDLTDDYYNFHERQFALVGERTSKIYRIGDEIKIRVARVNMEEHTIDFELLDMKPRKEGGFKRGGGGSGKPFKGAAGFKGFRGKPGAAAGQGKSGKPGKDKGGFAAKGKGGYVNAQGKKRDSAAVGGAVDANAVQGRRKRKRGDAVDGLAVNTGPAAEGQEQGRRKGGAARRIEEAAKAGVDGGAGARAGGAEGAAGAKGAGVEGAAGARAKGAGVEGAAGARAKGAGVEGAAGARAKGAGVEGAAGQGKPRRAKAGGTPWSDSRGKGRGGKARGPKLSEGGSLSQRLESVGAGRTESGVTRGESKRGRGAVSLGGEAPAGGSDWASGVNALAKGGRRRSDDGDGSKKRRR